The following are from one region of the Syngnathus typhle isolate RoL2023-S1 ecotype Sweden linkage group LG22, RoL_Styp_1.0, whole genome shotgun sequence genome:
- the LOC133146484 gene encoding kinesin-like protein KIF13B isoform X2 has translation MEDNKLNDSNVKVAVRVRPMSRREKDLTTKCVVEMEANQTILNPAIVTLSKGDPRNQPKVFAYDHCFWSMDESQRDKFAGQEVVFQCLGESLLDNAFMGYNACIFAYGQTGSGKSYTMMGSAEQPGLIPRLCSSLFSRTMQEAREGESFTVEVSYMEIYNEKVRDLLDPKGNRQALRVREHNVLGPYVDGLSRLAVASYKDVESLMSEGNKSRTVASTNMNEESSRSHAVFNIILTHTLMDLQSGTRGEKVSKLSLVDLAGSERAAKTGAAGERLKEGSNINKSLSTLGLVISALADQGAGRNRSKFVPYRDSVLTWLLKDSLGGNSRTAMVATISPAADNYDETLSTLRYADRAKSIVNHAVVNEDPNARIIRELREEVEKLKEQLTEAESMKAPELKERLEESEKLIQEMTVTWEEKLRKTESIAQERQRQLESLGISLQSSGIRVVDDKCFLVNLNADPALNELLVYYLKEHTRVGSSNSQDIQLCGMAIQAEHCIIDITQNDGVVLTPHRNARTWVNGTMVTGPVHLHHGDRILWGNNHFFRINLPKHLVHAGGEEEEEGRAKIKTYLSTEQLEVDLDASSDVSSEVGFEFAQAEVMMKGMAINDPLQSVLQTLERQHEEEKRCALERQRQMYEQELQQLRLRLNPEKSPHLLDLSGLPNSTAATGTSLVPHKRMRRWSEDREAMITRSLRRLKEQIVRANLLAQEACFIAEELNKRTEYLVTLQIPAANLDANRKRDVVLSEPAIQVRRKGRGKQIWAMEKMENRLVDMRDLYQEWKDFDEDNPVMRSYFKRADPFFDEQENHSLIGVANVFLACLFYDVKLQYAVPIINQKGEVAGRLHVEVWREIESSEADGSIQSSTDGDAQERKLNCVVKVLQATGLPRHLSNFVFCQYHFCGQTEPMFIPPELGRAPSPSASKDPQCTVIFDSSKEFSVPVSEDFLEYLSEGAVAIGVYGHKQDSHRRNLALWDLGVIQAKTRSLRERWSEVTRRVELWVQLMELNDAGQFTPVEILPAKDVRTGGIFQLRQGQSRRVQVELHSVPDSGTMPLISISILSVSIGDVKVQNTPKGRDSMLAGDEEIDSYQEEDLERMREQWLATLTQRQEYLDQQLQKIVSKQDKSEDDLERESQLLECRLTLTEERNAVLVPSAGSGIPGAPVERVPVPGMETHIPVLFLDLSADDFQSNLSAPLAGGVDAYLAGEYEDDFFDLHVVKHDDSEVKVEASWDSTVHDCPELSRVASGEQRVYLTIRVVVELSHPAHMQLILRKRICVNVTGKKGFAQSLLKRMSQRSTIPGCGVTFEIVSNIPGDFHGPEDREMLARLAASADDDQSGDSEAAIEKYLRSVLAVENILTLDRLRQEVTVREQLALRGKVPRRCLSSPNVNRLSVGNLDVFASTHKLGDFKGWESHQDLSAASAQSRRTLPSSISHSLTPDKVKPVPNLLKSLISGGKEDSGEQATVHQQNVPRIMVQSASVEEGMNTRRQVPTEEISPPAIHQESPRLVPLPPPIIPETEDSTQSSMSEASSGYISTSISTATLSDVYTLSWDHPPSSGQKADSYEAVTDEEENKVIQRLSLQSDSGSGSEPQEFFQAATEDTNLPQSKPNHNSSDLNQQKPNPSLVHEVKAPSLCVDSNIPPTVHLEHRSMESAQSDGELSLTNSFIVQVQQPTDSKPKTSVTGTVQMNTKESTKAIQEVLKKNEQSKLEEPAQMASEPSIVPLGDSDPLACPQEKSSLKNTSAFAISTPSNKVHLENLDASAEPNVQPSESAAAVKPFKIQKVQSSDLKSFQRILGDSEGEPVQTDTCTSTKSDSNLAEPLELILDCEEGEAASAVILPDWIKEGEFVTVGTNKRGIVRYVGPTDFAEGMWVGVELEVPAGKNDGSVGGKHYFHCNPGYGVLVRPDRVTRGGGKRRRQQQKRRSANLSGSAPNLATLTALAKGASSSRNIAEDHQNS, from the exons ATGGAAGACAATAAGCTCAATGACTCGAACGTAAAAGTCGCTGTTCGTGTGCGACCAATGAGCAGAAGAG AAAAAGACCTCACGACAAAATGTGTGGTTGAAATGGAAGCGAACCAGACAATATTGAATCCTGCCATTGTGACTTTGAGCAAAGGAGACCCCCG CAATCAGCCAAAG GTTTTTGCTTATGATCACTGTTTCTGGTCCATGGATGAATCCCAGAGAGACAAGTTTGCAG GTCAAGAAGTAGTGTTCCAGTGCCTTGGGGAGAGTTTGCTAGACAATGCCTTTATGGGTTACAATGCTTGCATCTTTGCTTATGGGCAAACAG GCTCCGGCAAGTCTTACACCATGATGGGCTCAGCAGAGCAGCCTGGTCTGATCCCTCGCCTCTGCAGCTCCTTGTTCTCCAGGACCATGCAGGAGGCTCGAGAGGGAGAGAGCTTCACTGTGGAAGTCTCCTACATGGAGATTTACAATGAGAAAGTCCGAGACCTGCTCGACCCTAAAGG AAACCGTCAAGCACTAAGGGTAAGGGAGCACAACGTTTTAGGACCTTACGTGGATGGGCTGTCACGTCTGGCTGTGGCTAGCTACAAG GACGTTGAATCTCTGATGTCAGAGGGAAATAAATCTCGCACTGTGGCCTCCACAAACATGAATGAAGAGAGCAGCCGATCTCATGCTGTGTTTAACATCATACTCACTCATACTCTAATGGACCTACAATCAGGG ACACGTGGAGAGAAGGTAAGCAAGCTCAGTCTGGTGGACCTGGCAGGAAGTGAGCGTGCAGCAAAGACTGGGGCAGCTGGTGAAAGGCTGAAAGAAGGCAGCAACATTAACAA ATCTCTTAGCACATTGGGTTTAGTGATCTCAGCCTTGGCGGATCAAGGTGCAGGGAGGAACAGGAGCAAGTTTGTTCCCTACAGGGACTCTGTGCTCACCTGGCTGCTCAAG GACAGTTTGGGGGGGAACAGCCGCACAGCCATGGTGGCCACGATCAGCCCAGCAGCAGACAATTATGACGAGACTCTGTCCACCCTGCGTTATGCTGACCGGGCCAAAAGCATTGTCAACCACGCTGTGGTCAACGAAGACCCCAATGCCAGAATAATCAGGGAGCTGCGAGAGGAAGTAGAGAAACTGAAGGAGCAGCTTACAGAGGCCGAG TCTATGAAGGCCCCTGAGCTGAAGGAGCGGCTGGAGGAGTCCGAGAAACTAATACAAGAGATGACGGTGACTTGGGAGGAGAAACTCAGGAAAACTGAGTCGATTGCACAA GAGCGTCAGAGGCAGCTGGAGAGTTTGGGCATTTCCCTGCAGTCGTCTGGCATCAGAGTAGTGGATGACAAGTGCTTCCTGGTCAACTTGAATGCTGACCCTGCCCTCAATGAACTGCTCGTCTACTATCTAAAG GAGCACACGCGTGTGGGCTCATCCAACTCACAGGACATCCAGCTGTGTGGGATGGCCATCCAAGCCGAGCACTGCATCATCGATATCACCCAAAACGACGGTGTGGTGCTCACACCTCACCGTAATGCTCG GACATGGGTGAATGGCACCATGGTCACTGGTCCAGTGCACCTTCATCACGGAGACCGGATCTTGTGGGGAAACAACCATTTCTTCAG GATCAATCTACCCAAGCATTTGGTCCATGCCgggggtgaggaggaggaggagggaagagCTAAAATAAAAACCTACTTAAGTACGGAGCAACTGGAGGTGGACCTTGATGCATCCAGCGATGTTTCTAGTGAAGTGGGCTTTGAATTTGCTCAAGCTGAAGTCATGATGAAAGGAATGGCCATTAACG ACCCCTTGCAGTCAGTATTACAGACCCTTGAGAGGCAACATGAGGAAGAGAAACGCTGCGCCCTGGAGCGACAGAGGCAAATGTACGAACAGGAGCTGCAGCAGCTTCGTCTGCGGCTCAACCCAGAGAAATCGCCCCATCTCCTCGACTTGTCGGGCTTACCAAATAGTACCGCTGCCACTGGAACATCTCTAGTCCCCCACAAACGTATGAGGCGCTGGAGTGAAGACAG AGAGGCTATGATTACTCGAAGCCTTCGACGTCTAAAGGAGCAGATTGTTCGTGCCAACCTTCTAGCTCAGGAGGCCTGCTTTATTGCAGAGGAACTGAACAAAAGGACAGAGTACCTAGTGACTTTGCAGATACCAGCTGCCAATCTGGATGCCAACAGGAAG cgtgATGTGGTGCTGAGCGAGCCGGCCATTCAGGTTCGCCGTAAAGGTAGAGGGAAGCAGATCTGGGCAATGGAGAAGATGGAAAACAGGCTGGTGGATATGAGGGATCTTTACCAAGAATGGAAAGACTTTGATGAAGACAACCCG gtGATGAGGTCTTATTTCAAACGAGCCGACCCATTTTTTGATGAGCAGGAAAACCACAGTCTGATTGGAGTGGCCAATGTTTTTCTGGCATGCCTGTTCTATGATGTAAAACTGCAGTATGCAGTTCCCATCATCAACCAGAAGGGAGAG GTGGCGGGCCGACTTCATGTGGAAGTATGGCGAGAAATAGAAAGCTCAGAGGCAGACGGTTCAATACAAAGTAGCACTGATGGAGATGCACAAGAGCGTAAACTGAACTGTGTG GTGAAAGTTCTTCAGGCTACCGGTCTTCCTCGTCACCTGTCTAACTTCGTCTTCTGCCAGTATCACTTTTGTGGACAGACAGAGCCAATGTTCATTCCTCCGGAATTAGGGCGGGCCCCCTCACCCTCTGCTTCCAAAGACCCTCAGTGCACCGTTATTTTTGACAGCTCCAAG gaATTTTCAGTGCCAGTGTCAGAGGACTTTTTGGAGTATTTGTCTGAGGGTGCAGTGGCTATCGGAGTGTATGGTCACAAACAGGACAGCCATCGGAGGAACTTGGCACTGTGGGACCTTGGTGTAATTCAAGCCAAAACCCGTTCACTCAGAGAGAG GTGGAGCGAGGTGACTCGGCGAGTGGAGCTGTGGGTGCAGCTCATGGAGCTAAATGATGCAGGGCAGTTCACTCCCGTCGAAATTCTTCCTGCAAAAGACGTAAGGACTGGAGGAATTTTTCAGCTTAGGCAG GGCCAGTCTCGCCGAGTCCAGGTGGAGTTGCACTCCGTGCCAGACTCTGGCACAATGCCACTCATCTCCATCTCTATCCTTTCTGTGTCCATTGGAGACGTCAAGGTCCAAAATACACCGAAAGGCAGGGACTCAATGCTG GCTGGGGATGAAGAAATCGACAGTTACCAA GAAGAGGATTTGGAAAGAATGCGGGAACAGTGGCTGGCGACACTCACTCAGCGCCAGGAGTATCTAGACCAGCAGTTGCAGAAAATCGTGTCCAAACAAG ATAAGTCAGAAGATGATCTAGAAAGggagtctcagctgctggagtgCCGCCTGACACTCACCGAAGAACGCAATGCCGTTTTGGTGCCGTCAGCTGGCAGTGGCATTCCTGGAGCACCAGttgaaag AGTTCCTGTACCAGGAATGGAAACACACATTCCTGTCCTGTTTCTGGATCTCAGTG CTGATGATTTCCAGTCGAACCTTTCTGCCCCTCTCGCCGGGGGTGTCGATGCATATCTTGCTGGGGAATATGAAGATGACTTCTTTGACCTTCACGTTGTCAAACACGACGATTCAGAA GTAAAGGTGGAGGCATCCTGGGATTCAACAGTACACGATTGCCCTGAGCTCAGCCGTGTGGCATCTGGTGAGCAGAGGGTCTACCTCACGATCCGTGTCGTGGTTGAGTTGAGCCACCCTGCCCACATGCAGCTGATTCTGAGGAAACGCATTTGTGTCAACGTCACTGGGAAAAAG GGTTTTGCTCAGAGCCTTCTGAAGAGGATGTCCCAGCGCAGCACCATCCCAGGATGTGGCGTCACCTTTGAAATTGTCTCAAACATACCAGGG GATTTCCATGGGCCAGAAGACCGAGAGATGCTGGCCCGATTAGCCGCTAGCGCAGATGATGACCAGTCAGGCGACAGTGAGGCAGCTATCGAGAAATACCTGCGTAGCGTCCTGGCTGTGGAGAACATCCTCACTCTCGACAGACTGCGACAG GAGGTAACCGTGAGGGAGCAACTAGCACTCAGAGGGAAAGTTCCCAGACGCTGCCTCAGCTCGCCAAACGTCAACCGG CTCTCAGTCGGCAATCTGGATGTGTTCGCTTCAACTCATAAACTCGGTGACTTCAAG GGTTGGGAGAGTCACCAGGACCTCTCCGCTGCTTCTGCTCAGTCCAGGCGCACATTGCCCAGCTCCATATCGCACAGCCTGACCCCAGACAAAG TGAAGCCCGTTCCTAATCTCCTGAAGTCATTGATTTCTGGTGGAAAAGAAGATAGTGGAGAACAGGCGACTGTCCATCAACAG AATGTGCCTCGTATCATGGTGCAGTCAGCCAGTGTTGAAGAGGGAATGAACACACGTCGGCAA GTTCCTACTGAGGAAATCAGCCCTCCTGCCATCCACCAGGAGAGTCCCAGATTAGTGCCTCTCCCCCCACCAATCATCCCAGAGACAGAAGACTCCACCCAGAGCTCCATGAGCGAAGCGTCAAGTGGTTACATTTCAACGAGTATCTCCACAGCGACGCTCTCTGACGTCTACACGCTGAGCTGGGACCATCCTCCGTCGTCAGGCCAAAAAGCTGATAGCTACGAGGCCGTGACagatgaagaagaaaataaagtgATACAGAGACTTTCCTTGCAATCTGACAGTGGCTCTGGATCTGAACCTCAAGAGTTTTTCCAGGCAGCTACGGAGGACACCAACCTACCGCAGTCCAAACCAAATCACAATTCATCTGATTTAAATCAACAGAAACCAAATCCATCTCTTGTCCATGAAGTCAAAGCTCCGTCTCTATGCGTAGACTCCAACATTCCACCAACAGTGCATTTAGAACACCGCTCGATGGAATCGGCACAATCAGACGGTGAGCTGTCACTCACAAATTCATTTATAGTCCAAGTGCAACAACCAACAGACTCAAAACCAAAGACCTCTGTGACAGGAACAGTTCAAATGAATACGAAAGAATCAACTAAAGCAATTCAAGAAGTGTTAAAGAAGAACGAACAATCCAAATTGGAAGAGCCTGCCCAAATGGCCTCTGAACCATCTATAGTCCCGCTGGGGGATTCTGATCCACTAGCTTGTCCTCAGGAAAAATCCTCTTTGAAGAACACCAGTGCTTTTGCCATCTCAACACCCAGCAATAAAGTCCACCTAGAAAACCTTGATGCCTCAGCAGAACCCAACGTGCAACCCTCCGAATCTGCAGCAGCAGTCAAGCCTTTCAAGATCCAGAAAGTCCAGTCGTCTGACCTCAAGTCCTTCCAACGGATACTCGGTGACTCGGAGGGGGAGCCTGTTCAGACCGACACCTGCACCTCTACAAAATCGGACTCTAATCTGGCAGAGCCCTTGGAGCTCATTTTAGATTGCGAGGAAGGCGAGGCAGCTTCCGCGGTCATTCTACCCGATTGGATAAAAGAAGGGGAATTTGTCACTGTAGGGACCAATAAAAGAGGCATCGTGCGCTACGTGGGACCCACAGACTTTGCTGAGGGCATGTGGGTGGGAGTGGAACTTGAGGTACCTGCAG GAAAGAATGACGGCTCCGTAGGCGGGAAGCACTACTTCCACTGTAATCCAGGTTACGGAGTGCTCGTCCGGCCGGACAGGGTGACCCGGGGTGGCGGCAAACGCAGACGACAGCAACAGAAGCGCCGCAGCGCCAACTTGTCAGGATCAGCGCCAAACCTGGCGACGCTCACTGCTCTGGCTAAAGGTGCATCATCGTCTCGCAATATTGCAGAAGACCATCAAAATTCTTGA